A single Iodidimonas sp. SYSU 1G8 DNA region contains:
- the cimA gene encoding citramalate synthase, which produces MARERLYLFDTTLRDGAQTQGVDFSVHDKHRIAAELDALGIDYIEGGWPGANPTDTDFFASPPALKRATFTAFGMTHRPGRSAANDPGLSDLLDTTAPAVCIVGKSWDYQVDVALGIPREENVTIIGASIAEIRKRGREPMLDAEHFFDGYKANPDYAMQCVRAAAEAGARWIVLCDTNGGTLPHEVLRIVQEVTREIPGDRLGIHTHNDTENAVANTLAAVLGGVRQLQGTINGLGERCGNANLISLIPTLMLKPEFAERFETGIPAENLRKLKHVSHVLDEILNRAPNRHQPYVGDNAFAHKGGLHASAVAKDPHTYEHVPPEAVGNARKILVSNQAGKSNIVQRLTELGITIPGNHPGIGRLLDEVKEAEAQGLSYDGAEASFELLARRALGLLPRYFDTQSYRVLVERRYNAHGELVTMAEATVKVSVDGENLISAGEGNGPVNALDQALRKDLGRYSSYIEDLRLIDYKVRILNTRGTEATTRVLIESGDSKGNRWFTVGVSPNIVDASYQALNDSLVYKLLRDDAPPATK; this is translated from the coding sequence ATGGCCCGCGAGAGGCTTTATCTATTCGACACCACTTTGCGTGATGGCGCCCAGACCCAGGGCGTGGACTTTTCGGTGCACGACAAGCACCGTATCGCGGCGGAACTGGATGCGCTCGGCATCGACTATATCGAAGGCGGCTGGCCCGGCGCGAACCCGACCGACACCGATTTCTTCGCCAGCCCGCCCGCGCTGAAACGCGCCACCTTCACCGCCTTCGGCATGACGCACCGTCCTGGGCGCAGCGCCGCCAACGATCCCGGCCTGTCCGACCTGCTCGACACGACGGCGCCAGCCGTGTGCATCGTGGGCAAGAGCTGGGACTATCAGGTCGATGTGGCGCTGGGCATCCCGCGCGAGGAGAACGTCACGATCATCGGCGCCAGTATCGCCGAGATCCGGAAGCGCGGCCGCGAGCCCATGCTGGACGCCGAGCATTTCTTCGACGGCTACAAGGCCAATCCCGACTATGCCATGCAGTGCGTGCGCGCGGCCGCCGAGGCCGGCGCCCGCTGGATCGTGCTGTGCGACACCAATGGCGGCACCCTGCCGCACGAGGTATTGCGCATCGTCCAGGAGGTGACACGGGAAATCCCCGGCGACCGGCTGGGCATCCATACCCATAACGACACCGAGAACGCGGTCGCCAACACGCTGGCCGCCGTTCTGGGCGGCGTGCGCCAGCTTCAGGGCACCATCAACGGCCTGGGCGAGCGCTGCGGCAATGCCAATCTGATCTCGCTGATCCCGACCCTGATGCTGAAGCCGGAATTCGCCGAGCGGTTCGAGACGGGCATTCCGGCCGAGAATCTGCGCAAGCTCAAGCACGTCTCCCACGTGCTGGATGAAATCCTCAATCGCGCGCCGAACCGGCACCAGCCTTACGTCGGCGACAACGCGTTCGCCCACAAGGGCGGGCTGCACGCGTCGGCTGTCGCAAAGGACCCGCATACCTACGAGCATGTCCCGCCCGAAGCGGTCGGCAATGCGCGCAAGATCCTGGTCTCCAACCAGGCGGGGAAATCCAACATCGTCCAGCGGCTGACCGAACTGGGAATCACGATCCCTGGCAATCATCCGGGCATCGGGCGGTTGCTCGACGAGGTGAAGGAAGCCGAAGCGCAGGGCCTGTCCTATGACGGCGCGGAGGCCAGCTTCGAGCTGCTCGCCCGGCGCGCGCTGGGTCTGCTGCCGCGCTATTTCGACACACAGAGTTACCGGGTGCTGGTCGAGCGCCGATACAATGCGCATGGCGAGCTCGTCACCATGGCCGAGGCCACGGTGAAGGTCTCGGTCGATGGCGAGAACCTGATTTCCGCCGGGGAGGGGAATGGTCCGGTCAACGCGCTGGATCAGGCGCTGCGCAAGGATCTGGGCCGCTACTCCTCGTATATCGAGGATTTGAGGCTGATCGACTACAAGGTGCGCATCCTCAACACGCGCGGCACGGAAGCAACCACACGGGTGTTGATCGAAAGCGGCGATTCGAAAGGCAACCGGTGGTTCACGGTCGGCGTTTCGCCCAACATCGTGGATGCGTCCTACCAGGCCCTGAACGACAGCCTTGTCTATAAGCTGCTGCGTGACGACGCGCCGCCGGCGACAAAATAG
- a CDS encoding porin, whose translation MSVAGAAQAQSNEQLLRMIQQLNEQVQSLSQQVETANMKGEQAVLAAADASKKASSGEVKWKWGPSPTIQSGDGKFEMHVRGRMLIDFGHLSDSANKQDRTGTEFRALRLGIEGKAWKDFKYKMEIDFATNEVDITDAYLEYAGWDPFYLLVGNAKTPNSLEELTSSRHTSLVERGGFTDAFNFERRLGIQAGIVQDWWRADAAVTGAVLGAPDSNFNDEGYAMGARVAFYPEIGDGNIIHAGASVLYRNYNNDIDTREVRYRQRPHSHLSGIRYIDTNTLDAGSDMFFGVELAAVFGPFWAESEYSWLKVKDISGQLQSKATFEGGYFGLGWYLTGESRGYDEGQWDRIKKVNNPVFEGGWGAWALVGRIDYVDLNDAIPGSTCVVAASGICGGKQLTYIVGVNWHLNRHVMMKFNYAHSDISDAFDNLGDTFPDGKNKVDSFVARFQVDW comes from the coding sequence ATGTCCGTCGCGGGCGCCGCGCAGGCGCAGTCCAATGAACAACTGCTACGCATGATTCAGCAGCTGAACGAACAGGTCCAGAGCCTGTCGCAGCAGGTCGAAACCGCCAACATGAAGGGCGAACAGGCCGTCCTGGCGGCGGCGGATGCCTCGAAGAAGGCCTCCAGCGGCGAAGTGAAGTGGAAGTGGGGCCCGAGCCCGACCATCCAGAGCGGCGACGGCAAGTTCGAAATGCACGTCCGTGGCCGCATGCTGATCGATTTCGGCCACCTGTCCGACTCCGCCAACAAGCAGGATCGTACGGGCACCGAATTCCGCGCCCTGCGCCTCGGCATCGAGGGCAAGGCCTGGAAGGACTTCAAGTACAAGATGGAAATCGACTTCGCGACCAATGAAGTCGACATCACCGACGCCTATCTGGAATACGCCGGCTGGGACCCCTTCTATCTCCTGGTTGGTAACGCCAAGACCCCCAACTCGCTGGAAGAGCTGACCAGCTCGCGCCACACGTCGCTGGTCGAACGCGGTGGTTTCACCGACGCTTTCAACTTCGAGCGGCGCCTGGGTATCCAGGCCGGTATCGTGCAGGATTGGTGGCGTGCCGACGCCGCCGTGACGGGCGCCGTGCTGGGTGCTCCGGACTCGAACTTCAACGACGAGGGTTACGCCATGGGTGCCCGCGTCGCCTTCTATCCGGAAATTGGCGACGGCAACATCATTCATGCCGGCGCGTCGGTACTGTACCGCAACTACAATAACGACATCGACACCCGCGAGGTCCGCTACCGCCAGCGTCCACATTCGCACCTGTCGGGCATCCGCTACATCGACACCAACACGCTCGACGCGGGCAGCGACATGTTCTTCGGCGTCGAACTGGCCGCCGTGTTCGGTCCTTTCTGGGCAGAATCCGAGTATAGCTGGCTGAAGGTGAAGGACATTTCCGGCCAGCTTCAGAGCAAGGCCACCTTCGAAGGCGGTTACTTCGGTCTCGGCTGGTACCTCACCGGCGAAAGCCGCGGCTATGACGAAGGCCAGTGGGACCGCATCAAGAAGGTCAACAACCCGGTCTTCGAAGGCGGCTGGGGCGCTTGGGCGCTGGTCGGGCGTATCGACTATGTCGACCTGAACGATGCAATCCCGGGCAGCACCTGTGTCGTCGCCGCTTCCGGTATCTGCGGCGGTAAGCAGCTCACCTACATCGTCGGCGTGAACTGGCACCTCAACCGTCACGTGATGATGAAGTTCAACTACGCGCACTCCGACATCAGCGACGCGTTCGACAATCTGGGCGATACCTTCCCGGACGGAAAGAACAAGGTCGACAGCTTCGTCGCCCGTTTCCAGGTCGATTGGTAA
- a CDS encoding N-acetyltransferase yields MIRIRPQREADPAAVELLLDKSFGPDRSKKTVYRLREGVPPLPELCFAAFDGRELRGSLQFWPIQVRPLRSDGAPVPALLLGPLAVDPDYAGRGIGVGLMRVGLQKAAAQGHRIVILVGDLPYYARVGFGRKGAEGLRLPGPVDPDRLLIRELVEGAATGLEGLIEKPAAEKAVADPASGATKREAAP; encoded by the coding sequence ATGATCAGAATTCGTCCCCAGCGCGAGGCCGATCCGGCCGCGGTCGAGCTGCTGCTCGACAAATCCTTCGGTCCCGACCGCTCGAAGAAGACGGTCTACCGCCTTCGCGAGGGCGTGCCGCCCCTGCCCGAACTCTGCTTCGCGGCGTTCGATGGCCGTGAATTGCGCGGCAGCCTGCAATTCTGGCCGATCCAGGTCCGCCCCCTGAGGTCGGATGGCGCGCCCGTGCCGGCGCTGCTGCTGGGACCACTCGCCGTCGATCCGGACTATGCGGGGCGCGGGATCGGCGTCGGCCTGATGCGCGTCGGTCTGCAGAAGGCGGCGGCGCAGGGCCACCGCATCGTCATTCTGGTCGGCGATCTGCCCTACTACGCCCGCGTCGGCTTTGGCCGCAAGGGCGCGGAAGGGTTGCGCCTACCCGGGCCGGTCGATCCGGACCGTCTGCTGATCCGTGAACTGGTCGAAGGGGCCGCGACGGGGCTCGAGGGGCTCATCGAAAAGCCGGCAGCCGAAAAGGCCGTTGCCGATCCGGCCTCCGGCGCCACCAAACGGGAAGCTGCCCCATGA